The window CTGACAATGATGATGTCGCTGAAACTATGCGTATATTGTACGCCCCATTTGCACGTAGTCGCGATAAGATAATCGTGATGGGGGTGCGTAGCGCCGAAATGACGAAGTATGCAGCAAATTGCATGCTGGCTACAAAAATTTCCTTTATCAACGAGATCGCAAATATTTGTGAACGCGTTGGCGCTGACGTTCGAGATGTGCGAGTCGGCATTGGTTCCGATAGTCGTATTGGGTATCAGTTTATTTATCCAGGGGTAGGCTATGGGGGCTCATGTTTTCCGAAGGACGTTAAAGCTCTGATCAACACTGCGAAGGGTAATGAATTTACTCCCCATCTGCTGGATGCCGTTGAGCAGGTCAATGAGCGTCAAAAAGTTCGAATGGCTGAGCGTATTGAGGAGTATTTCGAACCGCTTGGTGGGGTCTCTGGGAAAACTCTTGCAGTATGGGGGCTGGCATTTAAGGCGAATACAGATGATATGCGCGAGGCCGCATCTATCAATATTATTGAACGATTAACTGCTAAAGGTATGTATATTAAAGCATATGATCCTGTTGCTGCAAGCAATGCTAGAGGGATTTTCTCGGGAAATCAAAACGTGAGCATAGTATCCGAGCAATATGAAGCTACGCAGTGTGCTAATGCGCTGCTTGTTGTTACAGAGTGGAATCAATTTAGGACTCCTGATTTTGAATTGATTAAATCTTCTTTAAAGTCTGCGGTGCTCTTCGATGGCAGGAACTTGTATTCTTCTAACTACTTAGGTGAGCTTGGATATCAATACTTTGCTGTAGGTAAATAGTGGTAGGAGGGGGCATGATAATTCCAGTTATACTCGCAGGGGGATCCGGTACTAGACTTTGGCCGCTGTCTCGCCAGTTATACCCAAAACAGTTCCTTCCTTTAGTGAACGGAAAAACTCTATTTCAGGATACGGCTTTAAGATTATCTCGTAATTCTGATTTTGATTCTCCTATTGTTGTATGTAGTGAAGATCATCGCTTTATGGTCGCTGAACAGGCTCGCGAGAAGAAGATTTCTCTCTCGAAGATTATTCTTGAGCCGGTAGGCAAAAATACAGCTCCTGCCACGTATGTTGCAGCTGAACAGGCTTGTCGTATTGATGAAAACTCTACTTTACTTGTGTTGCCTGCTGACCACCATATTAATAATGTGGAATTGTTTCTAGCAACGGTATCGAAGGGAAAGGAGCTTGCAGAGGCTGGGGCGTTGGTAACTTTTGGTATTGTGCCCAAATATGCCGAAACTGGGTATGGTTACATTGAACGTGGTTCAGTTACAGGTAACGTTGAAAGTGAAGCCTACACAATAAATAGGTTTGTTGAGAAACCGGATGCGGATACAGCTCAGACCTATGTTGATTCCGGTAATTTTTACTGGAATAGTGGTATGTTCATGTTTTCCGCGAAGCGTTATATGCAAGAGCTTGAGCGAGTTAACTCTACAATGGCGGAAGCTTGTCAGCTGGCTATAGCTAACGGCAAGCATGATCTTGACTTTTTTAGGCTTGATGCGGCGAGCTTTGCTGAAAGCCCAAGTGATTCCATCGACTATGCTGTTATGGAGCACACTTCAGCTGGTGCAGTCATTCCGCTTGATGCAGGTTGGAATGATGTAGGATCATGGAGTGCTCTTTGGGATATAAAAGAAAAAGATGCTCATGAGAACGTTGCGTTGGGGGACGTTATTACGCATGACGTACATGGGTCTTACCTTCATTCGACAGGGCGTCTACTTGCAGTAGTAGGTCTTCAAGACCATGTTGTGGTCGAAACCGCTGATGCTGTGATGGTCTCTCCGAAAGATCGCGTCCAGGATGTAAAAAAGCTTGTGAACACGCTCAAGGCCGACAGTCGTCCTGAGGCGCTTCTTCACAAGAAGGTATATCGCCCATGGGGCGCGTATGAAACTATCAATCTTGAAGAGCGGTTTCAGGTTAAGCGGATTACCGTAAAGCCAGGAGCTATTCTTTCTCTTCAAAAGCATCACCATCGAGCTGAGCATTGGATCGTTGTTAAGGGGACAGCCTTGGTTACTCGCGGTGAAGATACGATCATGCTCAAGGAAGAGGAATCTACTTATATTCCGCTTGGCTACCTTCATCGTTTGGAAAACCCCGGAAAGATAGATCTTGAGCTCATAGAGGTGCAAACGGGCAGCTATCTTGGTGAAGACGATATAGTCCGTTTTGATGACATGTATGGTCGTCATGACACCAAGGAGATTTCCTAATGAGGCCAATCTCTCGTGAAGTGTTCCGTACTTATGATATTCGGGGAATAGTTGGGGAAGATTTCGACGAAGAATGGGTAGAGCGTCTGGGGAAGGCCTGCGGTACCTACTTTCTGAGTAAAGCCTCCAAGGTGGCAGTTGTTGGTTATGATTGCTGCCAGACATCTCCCGGTTATGCCGGGGCGTTGACCCGTGGACTTAACTCAGTGGGTATCGGTGTTGTTGATATTGGGCAAGTGTCTACTCCGGCG is drawn from Desulfovibrio mangrovi and contains these coding sequences:
- a CDS encoding UDP-glucose dehydrogenase family protein: MNICIVGTGYVGLVAAACFAEMGNNVTCVDINESVVTSLKDGVVHIYEPGLEPLVKRNYSERRLHFTTKLEEGLLNSAVVFIAVGTPSNPDGSCNLEYVHGVAREIGRLITRTTIVVDKSTVPVGTADAVRDIISEELVARGESVEFHVVSNPEFLKEGDAINDFMKPDRVVVGTDNDDVAETMRILYAPFARSRDKIIVMGVRSAEMTKYAANCMLATKISFINEIANICERVGADVRDVRVGIGSDSRIGYQFIYPGVGYGGSCFPKDVKALINTAKGNEFTPHLLDAVEQVNERQKVRMAERIEEYFEPLGGVSGKTLAVWGLAFKANTDDMREAASINIIERLTAKGMYIKAYDPVAASNARGIFSGNQNVSIVSEQYEATQCANALLVVTEWNQFRTPDFELIKSSLKSAVLFDGRNLYSSNYLGELGYQYFAVGK
- a CDS encoding mannose-1-phosphate guanylyltransferase/mannose-6-phosphate isomerase, whose amino-acid sequence is MIIPVILAGGSGTRLWPLSRQLYPKQFLPLVNGKTLFQDTALRLSRNSDFDSPIVVCSEDHRFMVAEQAREKKISLSKIILEPVGKNTAPATYVAAEQACRIDENSTLLVLPADHHINNVELFLATVSKGKELAEAGALVTFGIVPKYAETGYGYIERGSVTGNVESEAYTINRFVEKPDADTAQTYVDSGNFYWNSGMFMFSAKRYMQELERVNSTMAEACQLAIANGKHDLDFFRLDAASFAESPSDSIDYAVMEHTSAGAVIPLDAGWNDVGSWSALWDIKEKDAHENVALGDVITHDVHGSYLHSTGRLLAVVGLQDHVVVETADAVMVSPKDRVQDVKKLVNTLKADSRPEALLHKKVYRPWGAYETINLEERFQVKRITVKPGAILSLQKHHHRAEHWIVVKGTALVTRGEDTIMLKEEESTYIPLGYLHRLENPGKIDLELIEVQTGSYLGEDDIVRFDDMYGRHDTKEIS